CCGGGTACTGCTACACCTGCACTTTGCATACATTGCAGAGCCGCTGTTAGTCCTACTTTCAATATACGCGTCAGGCGGCGTACACTATTTGGTGGCATGTAAGCGCGGTAATCAGGTTCTACACAGGCAAATACATTTTCATTCACCGTAACCAGTGGCTGAGAAAAGATATCTTCTCCAAAAGAGTGTTGCGGCGAAATGGCCGACATGCCTTGTATGTAGTATTTACCCTTCATATTTGCTGATGAGCAGGGAGGCGTTATTGCCTCCGAAACCAAATGAGTTGGAAATAACATTAGATACCGGTACTCCTTCTTTCAACTGAGTTTCCGGTGTGATATTTAATTCCTCCATTTTCTCTGAGAAATGAAGGTTAGGAAAAATGACTGCGTGCTGAATGGCCAATACCGCGTAGATGGCTTCGATGCCGCCTGCTGCCGCTAAAGTATGTCCTGTAAAGGGTTTCGTGCTACTGAATGGCGGCACCTTATCACCGAATAATCTTTGCAGTGCATGGCCTTCTGCGACATCATTAGTAAGGGTAGCGGTTCCATGTACATTTACATATTGTACATCTTCCGGCGCTACTCCGCCCATGGCGAGTGCCTGTTGCATGGCAGCAAAAGCACCATCTCCATCAGGTGAAGGTGCGGTGGGATGAAATGCTTCGTTGGTATTTGCATAGCCTTTCAGCTCTGCTCTTACGCGGGCATGGCGTTCCCTGGCAAGTGACTCACTTTCGAGTACCAGATACGCGGCTCCTTCTCCCAGGTTCAGACCATTCCGATTCTGATCGAAAGGACGACAATGTTTTTTGTCAATATTCTTCAGTGAATTGAAACCATTCAGGGTAAAGCGGGTCAGGGCTTCTGTACCGCCACTGATCACGCGGCGAACCAATCCTGCTTTGATGAGGCGTGCACCAAACATCAGTGCATTGGCAGATGAAGAACATGCGGTGCTGATGGTAGCGATGTATTCACTGATACCAACGGTATCTGCTATACGCTGTGTACAATCTGCACAATCCAGGGTATCGATGTATTGTAAGAAGTCTCCTTCTTTTTCAGGGTTGATAACATCAAAATATACTTTCTCTGTATCACACATCCC
This window of the Chitinophaga sancti genome carries:
- a CDS encoding beta-ketoacyl-[acyl-carrier-protein] synthase family protein, which translates into the protein MAERVLITGLGMVTAIGDDVAGNLNSLRRQQSGIGFTQNIDTIYKDILPVAEVSHSTVTLQEMAGVAGKEGFTRTTLLGLIAMREALADAGIADASDEPTGFINASTVGGMCDTEKVYFDVINPEKEGDFLQYIDTLDCADCTQRIADTVGISEYIATISTACSSSANALMFGARLIKAGLVRRVISGGTEALTRFTLNGFNSLKNIDKKHCRPFDQNRNGLNLGEGAAYLVLESESLARERHARVRAELKGYANTNEAFHPTAPSPDGDGAFAAMQQALAMGGVAPEDVQYVNVHGTATLTNDVAEGHALQRLFGDKVPPFSSTKPFTGHTLAAAGGIEAIYAVLAIQHAVIFPNLHFSEKMEELNITPETQLKEGVPVSNVISNSFGFGGNNASLLISKYEG